The Drosophila sulfurigaster albostrigata strain 15112-1811.04 chromosome 3, ASM2355843v2, whole genome shotgun sequence genomic sequence AATTACGCTGCATTTAAATACGCAGCTAGCGCACAATAGTGAAGATTTTTCTGCGGTTTACTACAAATGGGGCcaattaatatttgaagaCCACTAACATGTGCTTAAAATTGcatgttttcaattaaaatttaatgtgttTTCAAGGTTGTGCTATTTCGATAGCGTTTTAAATGAACCTATAGAATATTCTATCACCGCATATTCATAGTTGCGTAGCGATTATATGTATTTCaggtttttaaataaagcagccaaaaagtatgcattAGATTTTGCTACAAAGCACACCTGACGTATGTGTAATGCATTTGGCTTAACCGTAAATGCGTTTGAGCACCGTGAAGAAGGTGTAAGTTGTGTTGAGCAGATGCTGAAATAGCTCCAGGGTGATGGGTCGAATGTTGCCCAAGCGTATCTGCAGTTTGTCCgtaattaaatgtaatgaaaagtaattaaattactgTTCCTAGTCTCACCGAAGCTGGACGCTGTGCACGCAATATCATCAGCTGAATGTTTTTGCGTATGGCGAGGTCAAAGGTAAACCATTCGGTCTCATACGCAGCCGTGGCAATGGCCAAGTTCTGTGATGTTAAAAGGCAACAGTAATTCAGTTAGAAGAGACGAGGCCAAAAAATACAGCTCACTCACCTGTTCCCTTAACTCATTGGCATACCAGTACAGGGCCAATATCTGTGCCAGTATCATGTTTATATACGCACCTACAATGGCCACATGCGCCGTTGAATCCACCTAAAAATGGCATGGAATCAAGTGAGGGTCGACAGAGGGGAGAGGCACTTGCTTGTGACACACTTACGAATATCAGCATAAAGAGTAAGGCGCAGAGGAGAGCaccaaatgccaaaaactcAATCAGAAATATGTAGGTTGTTAGCTTATTGATGGTCTGTATATAACTATAGATGGAATTGGAATTTGGGTTAAGGCCACTACTATCAAATCAATTCCTTgtggttattattattttcgttttcgtgtgtgtgtgtgtgtgtgcttttgcttttgcttttagctTACTCAATGATCCGCTGATGATAGATAATACAATCGACTATTTCCACAGATAGTTGCTCTCGGGTTAGCTGCTTTTGGCTGAGGCAACGCAATCGATGTTGCAGCGCCTTGCACATCACAATCCCGAACATAATGAAGGCAACACAGAGACTCGTGTACGGTATATACATGCAGCAGCCCATCGGGGTGATGAGCATGTGAAAGACGAACCAAATTTGATAGTAGGGCGTGGCGTACTCATTCACGCCGGGTATTTTGCTACCAAAGGGCAAAACTGTAATATAGCAAAGGATGATGGCCATGATGGCATTAGAGTTTGAGTGCGGCAAGTCAGCTTTCGATTTAAAGCGTTAAATGCTTTAAGTGCAGAAGATGTGCATGTTACCGgttgaataattttaatttgaattcttaTAGCTtctaataagaataataatcaGAATGATGGAAAACATTTGaagtatttcatttcaagTGGAATAAATATGAGCTTCATAACTTTAAATGTTGTGATTAATGAATTTCAGAACATTTATTTTCCTACATAAAATTGAAACGATAAAGCAACCATAATTATATGAGAAACTGCAATTCTCTGTTTTAGAgcgaaacaaaaactaaacatgTTATAGATATAGAACGCAATGTTATTTGCATATCAGTTACCATAATAATTACCGTCCATACTTTTacacacaaattcaaataaatcattaacGCACAAACCATATTTagatttacaaatatttgatattccTGAtgtaaaaatttgattaataaacaatttcattaaaattaaaatagttttagttatttaaaatatcatattaaaaatagtaaCATTAAAGTGCTagtaatttacataaaaaattgtaagcTTTAGCTAATGCtagagaataaataaataaatattaaataattaaaaaacattcttTTACTTTCACTTTAACATACTCGAGTGCTATTTAAACAGCTTTCAGACAAGTTCTTGCTAAGCATAATTTGCATAACTTTATCTTGGATTTGCAAGCAATTCAACGCTTGATGTTTGCTTAGTTTatactatttaattaatagtttgcataaatttgtaatgAGCTTAGCACTTTAATTCACTTTAGCTTTCCAGCTGATAAACCACGTTTAGTTAGCctttaatttctttgcttACCTCGCTCACTTGAACTCAACGGATACAGACCAAAGCCGATGCAGGTGAGCAGACCAAAGAATAGATTTCCACGCGCCATAAGCTGACCCTGTCGATTCACCTGATCCAACAGATGCGTCACATAGCCATCTTTAAGACGCTGCAGCTGATAGTAGTCAGCTTGTAGATTGCTAATCAACTGCAAGTAGCTATTCTGGTCAAGTAGCAGTAAATATGCCCGCAGCAGTGTGTTTATCCACAGCACAAGCATGTACGAGTTGCGAATGATGCCGGTGATGCCTTCGTTGGTGGACAACATGTACAGCAGCTGGGTGACCACATGGAAGATGGTCAGCGTTAGGCAAATGTAACGCTTCACATTCTTATCGTAGAGCAAAGCCCAGAAGCGTAGGATGCGAACgttcatataaattaatttgatatccTCAAACATTTTGCGCTCAACTGTTTGCCGCCCTGCGCTGACGATGGCCTTTTATAGCGCCGCCTAAAATTATGCAACGATTTTTTCTCGAGTAATTTGCTGCTCAAGTCATGGGAAAAGGCTCTCAAGCTGCAGCAGGTTGGGTATCAATAACAAAttcattacaatttcaatttgaattggaATTTCAGTAGCCCAAATTGAGTTGCAGAtgatttggcatttttattatgaaagTGACCACCTGAGCGTGTACCCAAGGCAACGAGTTCGCAAcacaatttttcattaattttatttgcattgaacTATTTTATTGATTCCCAGTTGCAATTTGAACAgttgtatactatataataaaaaaaagcttaCACACAgggtttgttttttgctgtacATTTGATTATTGCTTTTAAGAGAACAAATTGATGTTTGcagtatttcaatttattaaaaagtattttccatttaattctcttttattttatcaataagTTTTGAGTGCGTGTTGCATTGAATTTGCCTGCAATATTCTTCAATATGTAATTACTATTGAATTATCATCGGTTTatctgataaatatttatcatatattctttttttttgtatacataccAATGGCTATCGCAATCGCTAAATGctaatgtaattattttgtttatttctatttatttatttgagcaCTTGATTAGAGAAATCCAATTGAAGAATAAAAGTCGATTTTTCGTTGCTCTATAGTgaaaaaataagtatattataagtatatacatataaatttttttataagtaagtatataaatatttttttaagccatttaaaattaaataacaatattctatttatattaattaaagcataaTTTTTTGCTTGTCAcctatttcaatatatttaatttagcaatttgtatttgcatatgATTATCAATGCAAACAGTTAgataatatattacaaatagtCATGAAATATTCATGTCATCATTATATGAATTTGATTCATAGTTTAGttataattattcatttgGCAGGTGCAGTTCAACATGGCACTAATTATCCTAGCACTTTTACTTGTGCTCTTTGTGTTGCTTTACAAGTTTTCGATGGCACCATATGGTGTCTTAAGTGCTCGAGGAATCGCTCATGAGATGCCAAAACCGTTCATTGGGAATCTGAGTCTACGAGTAATCTTCGCTCGCACTCCATTCATACAGGTCATTCTTgataaatataagaaatttaaGCAGCATAAAGTATATGGATTCTATAATGTTCGGGAGCCGTTGTTTGTGTTGCGCGATGTTGAGGTGATTAAGAAAGTGGGCATCCAGGATTTTGATTACTTTACCAATCATCGCCCCATGTTACCTGAGTCCTCCGGGACCATATTTTCCAAGTGTTTGATATCATTAAACGACGATAAATGGAGGGAAATGCGCAATACTTTGACACCAGCCTTCACTGGAAGTAAACTTAAGGCCATGTTCGAGTTGATTAATGAGTGCAGCCTGGAGGGCGTCAGATACATTGAGAACGAGTTGAGAAATGCAAATAGTCTGGACATTGAATTGGAGATGAAAGATTACTTTGAACGTTTTGCCAATGATGTGATTGCATCTGCTGCATTTGGCATTAAAGTCAATTCGTTTGTGGATAAAAAGAATCAATTCTATAAAGCTGGACAGTCGGTGGTTCACTTCTCCGGACTCGCCATGATCAAGATTATACTCTATAGCATAATGCCGCGTGTGATGAAGGTAAACCTTACAAATTGTCAAACAAATAATGCAGCtactacatttatttaatttaaacttttttagaTTTTGCGCATTTCAATGTTCGATCAACGAAAATTGGATTATTTCAAAACACTAATATTCGATGCCATAAAATATCGCACTGAGAATAAAATCATTCGACCCGATATGATACATTTGCTGATGGAGGCCAAACGGCAATTTCTGCTCCAGGAAACTATTCCCGAGTCATCAACGGAGCATGCCGAGTTCAATGACGACGATCTGCTGGCAcaatgtgttttgtttttctttgtagGTTTCGAAGTAATGTCCGCTTGCCTTTCCTATTTGACCTATGAACTATGCATGAATCCCGCGGTCCAATCGAAGTTGTACGAAGAGATCCAATCAGTTGAACAGGAATTGCAAGGCAAACCACTCAACTACAATATGTTGTCGAAAATGAAGTACATGGAGTTGGTTATATCGGAACTATTGCGTCTTTGGCCACCTGCTTTTAGTTTGGATCGAGTGTGTGGCAAAGATATCGACCTTCTCGATGACAATCAAGAAGTCTTGGTCAAGTTTCGTAAGGGCGACATTATAGTAATTCCAGTGATTGCTTTACATCGCGATCCAGAACATTTTCCCGAACCCGAACTCTTTAAACCGGAACGCTTCTTGGAAGAGAATAGAGACGAAATCAAGCCCT encodes the following:
- the LOC133843371 gene encoding odorant receptor 49b: MFEDIKLIYMNVRILRFWALLYDKNVKRYICLTLTIFHVVTQLLYMLSTNEGITGIIRNSYMLVLWINTLLRAYLLLLDQNSYLQLISNLQADYYQLQRLKDGYVTHLLDQVNRQGQLMARGNLFFGLLTCIGFGLYPLSSSERVLPFGSKIPGVNEYATPYYQIWFVFHMLITPMGCCMYIPYTSLCVAFIMFGIVMCKALQHRLRCLSQKQLTREQLSVEIVDCIIYHQRIIDYIQTINKLTTYIFLIEFLAFGALLCALLFMLIFVDSTAHVAIVGAYINMILAQILALYWYANELREQNLAIATAAYETEWFTFDLAIRKNIQLMILRAQRPASIRLGNIRPITLELFQHLLNTTYTFFTVLKRIYG
- the LOC133843074 gene encoding probable cytochrome P450 9h1, with product MALIILALLLVLFVLLYKFSMAPYGVLSARGIAHEMPKPFIGNLSLRVIFARTPFIQVILDKYKKFKQHKVYGFYNVREPLFVLRDVEVIKKVGIQDFDYFTNHRPMLPESSGTIFSKCLISLNDDKWREMRNTLTPAFTGSKLKAMFELINECSLEGVRYIENELRNANSLDIELEMKDYFERFANDVIASAAFGIKVNSFVDKKNQFYKAGQSVVHFSGLAMIKIILYSIMPRVMKILRISMFDQRKLDYFKTLIFDAIKYRTENKIIRPDMIHLLMEAKRQFLLQETIPESSTEHAEFNDDDLLAQCVLFFFVGFEVMSACLSYLTYELCMNPAVQSKLYEEIQSVEQELQGKPLNYNMLSKMKYMELVISELLRLWPPAFSLDRVCGKDIDLLDDNQEVLVKFRKGDIIVIPVIALHRDPEHFPEPELFKPERFLEENRDEIKPFTYLPFGLGPRSCIGNRMALMEVKSIIYHMLCKFKLVPGERTVKNVMDSLKGFHMQPKDKFWIKFVRRDVL